The Catellatospora citrea DNA segment CCGGTAGCCGCCACGCCGAACTCATCCGGCGGACGGCGACCCCATTGCGGGCCGCCGAGCTGGGCCGCGACCGGTCCCGGCCGCTGCGCCGCGACTGGGAACGGGTCAAAGACGACGTGATGCGCCGGGCCGTGGCGGCCAAGTTCACCGCCCACGCCGACATCCGCGCCATCCTGTTGGACACCGGCGACGAGGAGATCGTCGAGGACACCAGCACTGACCACTACTGGGGACGCGGCCGGAGTGGCACCGGCAAGAACATGCTCGGACG contains these protein-coding regions:
- a CDS encoding NADAR family protein, whose protein sequence is MTIYFYGADEVPYGCFSNFSGHGFDLDGHWWTTSEHYFQAQKFPGSRHAELIRRTATPLRAAELGRDRSRPLRRDWERVKDDVMRRAVAAKFTAHADIRAILLDTGDEEIVEDTSTDHYWGRGRSGTGKNMLGRILMRTRTQLRADLTQNANTRGRRQH